The Methanobrevibacter thaueri DNA segment CTTACAATTGTCCCTATTGCCCTTGTAACAATGGTAGAGCATGTAGGGGACCATAAGGTATTGAGTGAGATTATTGGCCGTGATTTGATTGAAGATCCTGGTCTTCAAAGAACCCTTCTCGGTGACGGTCTTGCAACATTTTTAGCAGCATTCCTTGGAGGTCCTGCGAACACAACCTATGGTGAAAACACTTCTGTTGTTGGAATGACTCGTGTGGCATCCACTTATGTTATTGGTCTTGCTGCATTAATTGCAATAGTATTTGCATTTTCAGGACATTTGACCGCCCTTTTAACTGCAATTCCTCAACCGGTTCTTGGTGGTATCTCCATATTGTTATACGGATTTATTTGTGTCAATGGTCTTAAAATATTAATCCATAACCAAGTTGACTTTAACAACACCAAAAACGTTGTTGTTGCAGCAACAATGCTTGTTTTAGGTTTGGGTGGTGCAGCATTATCCCTTGCATACGGAGACTTGTCCATATCCATTTCAGGTATGTCTCTTGCAGCAATTACAGGTGTGGTATTGAACCTTATTGTACCGGAGGAAAAACATGAATGAGAAAGTACTAAATCATCCATTGATAACTCATAAGCTTGCTCTGTTAAGAGATGTTGGTACTGGAACTAAGGTATTTAGAGAATTGGTTACTGAAATATCAATATTTGTAATGTATGAAGCTATGAGGGATGCTAAACTTGAAGAAACAACAATTGAAACACCTTTAGAAAAAATGGAAACTGGAATGTTGAACGAAGACCATTATGCGGTTGTACCAATCCTCAGGGCAGGTATGGGTATGGTTGATGGGATCTTAAATGTCATTCCAAATGCAAAAATAGGCCATATTGGTCTTTATAGGGATGAGGAAACATTCCAGCCTGTCGAATACTACTATAAAATGCCTGAAGGAATCGCTGATAGGGAAGTTTTAGTGATTGACCCTATGCTTGCAACAGGTGGAAGTGCATCTGCAACCATTTCAAGACTTAAGCAAGACGGAGTAACAAGAGTTAAGTTGTTATGTATTGTAGCCGCTCCTCAAGGTATTAAACGCATTGAAGA contains these protein-coding regions:
- the upp gene encoding uracil phosphoribosyltransferase, which produces MNEKVLNHPLITHKLALLRDVGTGTKVFRELVTEISIFVMYEAMRDAKLEETTIETPLEKMETGMLNEDHYAVVPILRAGMGMVDGILNVIPNAKIGHIGLYRDEETFQPVEYYYKMPEGIADREVLVIDPMLATGGSASATISRLKQDGVTRVKLLCIVAAPQGIKRIEDDHPDVQIFCATVDRELNENAYILPGLGDAGDRVYGTK